In Rutidosis leptorrhynchoides isolate AG116_Rl617_1_P2 chromosome 2, CSIRO_AGI_Rlap_v1, whole genome shotgun sequence, one genomic interval encodes:
- the LOC139888853 gene encoding uncharacterized mitochondrial protein AtMg00820-like, which translates to MDGIFKPRVPFNLSVSTTISPIPTNPKQALTDPNCHCAMTDEYKALVDNNTWILVPREPNMNVIRSMWIFRYKTKSDGTFERYKARLVGYGRAQQVGIDCYNTFSPVVKPATISTVFKYRGFKIMTNTPT; encoded by the coding sequence ATGGATGGCATTTTCAAACCTCGTGTCCCGTTTAATCTCTCTGTCTCGACCACTATTTCCCCTATCCCTACTAATCCCAAGCAAGCCCTGACCGACCCTAATTGTCACTGTGCTATGACCGACGAATATAAAGCCCTCGTTGACAACAACACATGGATACTTGTACCACGAGAACCAAACATGAATGTTATTCGGTCCATGTGGATTTTTCGCTATAAAACGAAATCTGATGGCACATTCGAACGGTATAAGGCACGCTTAGTAGGTTATGGTAGAGCTCAACAAGTTGGTATAGATTGTTACAATACTTTTAGTCCGGTTGTAAAACCTGCTACCATAAGTACGGTCTTTAAGTATCGCGGTTTCAAAATCATGACCAATACACCAACTTGA